A segment of the Rattus norvegicus strain BN/NHsdMcwi chromosome 16, GRCr8, whole genome shotgun sequence genome:
CTTCAGGGTCACAGGGTCTTCTCTTTCTGTGCGTGTTTTCTGTGGACACTTGGAATAGGATTTAAGGCCCCTTGGGACAATTCAGAAAACTTTCTAGACCCTAACTTTATTTCCTGACCAGGTTCTatacgtgggttctggggatgaggGTGGGATGTGTCTTTGGATTTATGATGTAGAAAATTCCCTTTCTCGGGACAAAGGCTTAAAGGataagaaaagaggaggaagtcacTTAAAAACCCAGCAAACAGCTCAGACTTTAGATTCCTTGTTATAGTTTCCATCACCGTAAACCCCTTCAGTTGTGAAGTGTGGTCCCACACTCGAGGCTGGCTGCTGCTCCTACCTTTCCTTTCGGGGGCCTCATGTTGAGCTCTGGAGGTGGAACCAGTGTTGGACAGATACCAAGCTCTGTGGTTCCTCAGACTTTCTAGGCTGAGGGGAGTCTGTGTGTGCTTCAGGGGATTTCCACCATTGGCTTTTTCAGCAGAAACCACCAGCTGGGTCAGGAGGTCAGGAAGACACTGCCAATGGGGATGTGGTCAGTGGGGGATGGGTCACCATTGTATGACTGCGACGGGACACAAGGGTCAAGGCAACTCTTCTGAAAGGAAGCGTTTAGcggggggcttgcttacagctttGGAAGTTTAGTTTGTTATCATTATGGTGGTGAGGGCATGGTGCTGTGCAGGCAAGCATGGTGTTGGAGCTGTCATGTCAGATGGGCTGCCTGAGGGTCCAGGGCCCCCCACCTCAGGCAGTATATACAGAGTGTGGACATACTATATCCTGACCCACGGGGAGAGAAAGACACACTGGTGTGGACTTTTGAAGCATCAAAGCTCACCTCCTAGGAGTACACGCTTCTTCCAAGTAGGTCACaacttctaattcttttaatccttctaatcctttcaaacagctcCACTCCCTGGCGACTAGGtactcaaatatatgaacctgtgAGGGCCACTCTCATTCGAACATCACACGGGGCATCACATGGGGTGTATGAGGGTCTAGTCACCCCAGAAACTGCAGCTCTCTGAGGcgttgcctctgtgtgtgtgttgggagtggacCTGGATGGGTGGTCTAGAGATGATGTACCAGAAAGGCAGGGTGCTGAGACCACTTACCCTTCATGGGGCACCTCCGCGGTTGGCACCTTTTATGCTGAGGCACAAGTCTTGTGTAGCCAAAACGTTACTCTAGTAGTATTAGGCCCTTCCCTCAGGGACTAGCTCAGGTTGAGATCCAAGGAGGACACCTAGATGTCTGCCCGGGTGTTGGGAACTTCCTAGGGGATTCCTGAGCATCCCCGGTTAGGTGTTAGGTCCCGGTTCATCTGAAGCAGTGTCAGAGGAACAACCGGATATCATTGGACCCAACCCTGCCTGTGACCTGTCTGAGGTGGTTTGTGCCGTGACCTACTACAAGGGAGATCGTCAGTGGTACTATTTGCTTGCTGtctttagagacaggatctctttactatgtagtcctggctgctctctgagctgcctgtgtagaccaggctagccttgagctcacgGAGATGTACCTAAGTGCTGATGTGCCTGAGGATCCTTCTGGGTTCTGAGATTCAGGGTGAATGTTATCACATCTTCGATACTGTTCCCTTAGAGAAGCCCTGGGGCACGGAGGAGTCTCAGATAAAGCCCATTGGTGGGCCTGTGGCCTGCTACCCCATACTCCGTATATACTGCCTGAGGTGGGGACAGTGGGCCCTCAGGCAGCCCACCTCATGaacctagagcagtggttcccaaccttcctagtgctgtggcCCTTTAAATACAGTTCTTTGTGTTGCGGTGACCCTCCTGAAGTAAAATTGTttccgttgctacttcatagctgtaattttgctactgttgtgaatcctAACGTAAAcatctgtgctttctgatggtcttaggtgtcTCCTGTGACGGAGCTGTTCAATCTCAAAGGcattgagacccacaggttgagaaccactgacccaGGGAGACATGTGGCCCCCCTTTTTTCCTTGTTGCATGAAGATTTCACGATTTGGTTTTGCAAACATTCCTGGAGAGCCATGACTTCCACGGAGCATCCCAGCATCAGATAGTTTAAAAACAGATGCAGATGATAACGTTCTCGATCTCGTGTACCGAAGGTTAATGGCTGGCTCTAAATGCTTAAAATTCATTGGACTTCATGAAGTGGAACTCAGATAACCTTTCTAGCAACACTTGTGTGTTGAACTGGAAAACACGGGGGTAATCAAGATTTCATGAAAAACAGAAAGTATACACGAAGGCGTGTCACAGGCTGAGCCACACAGGTCTCTGAGGCTGGACTCTTGGCTCTGACCTGTGTCCTTATCCCCACCTCTGCTTCTCTGGCCCTTTTGGGCTATCCTTTTTGTTTACACACTGTCACAGGGATTCTGGCAGCTCCCAGCTAATAGGCTATGGGACTGCATGTGGTAGAGCTCGCTTGACAAAATTCCCTTTTTCTCTGGGCTTGCCCAGAGCTTGTAGACGTGATCTGAGCCTCATGTTTCAGCAGCTACTtaagaaaatgtgtttgttttctctggtTCTGGGTAATGGAACCCAGGCGGGTGCCTCAGTGCTGGCTGCACATTGTGTCCATCCGTGTGGATCCTCGGTAATTTTGAAAGCGCCACCCCCCTGCGCCCTACTCTTTGAGAGTAAACGGGCAGGGCTGTATGAGATTTCTGCAGGATAAACCATCACATTCAGGGATATGGAACACAGAAGTAAAAATCACAGATGTTTGGACTCAAAGACTGTTTGGCTGTGAGGACTGGGGAATGGGGTAGAGAATTGTTTTCAGGGCCCTGGGAGCTGACCTGGATTACTGTAGGGCATTTCCCCAGGCTTGCCTCTGGGCCTTTTTAACCCTTTTCAAACACTGAATGGGAGAAGCACCGGGATTGGGGAGAAACCCATCCTCAAGAACTAGGGAGACACAGGGCGTGGGTCGGCTGGCCAGGTGACCAGCCAGACGCAGAGACCGTTTGCCGATGTGCGTCTGAGGAAGTAGAGCCTGACTGCGAGTATGGTACTCCTCCTCGAGGGGTGAGGGATAGGAGTCAAACTCTTAATTTATTGATCACATGCTAGGTCTGGTGCTAACCTGTTTACCAGGGTGAATTCATTCTGTTTTCTCAACCACCCCTTGACAGGTGCTACCACATTTCAGCAGCGGGGAAACTTAGACTTAGTGCTAAGAGGCCTGCCGGGCACAGGGACTTTCTGTGTAAATTTGGAATCCCCAGGAAGTAGTCAGATGTTGGTCACCAATGCCCGTGTTCAGGGAGGAGGCCTTGACACACTGCCTGTGGTATTAGCTTAGTTCTCAAGGACCCAGGGATCCAATGGGGAGGAGGCAGGGTAGGGAGGATGAAATGCCCTTGCCTTATCAGAAGGAGGCCTCAGGACCCGCTCAAGCCCGCCTGCCGGTGCACAAATTCCAGGATGCAGATGAGAAATGTTACCTTTGAAGGCAGAGAGTTTGGAAAAGCTGGTAAGGTAGAAAGACACCTTGCCATCCCGTTTCTCTGCTTTGTCTCAATGACTGGGGTCTCCTGCATGGTGCCTTCTTCCGAGATCATCTTGCAATGGGCACTGCCCACATTCGTACCACCTGAGGGTCCTGTTAGTCACGGGGAGACCTAGAGATCTGAGTGTGAAGACTATTGAGGAAGTTCATCTGATTTTCTGATGTCATAATATGATGTCATAATATGATGTCATTATATGATGTCATTATATGATGTCATACTATGACAGGCTGGTTCATCAGCCCCCTCTCTGCTACCTCCCGGGTTCTCTGTCTCATGTCTCCTACTTCCTTCAGTGTTTGcgttattcattttatataattacTGTTTACTTTCCAAAGGCAATTCTTACTTTTTTcgggacagggtcttgctgtggagCCCAGGTTAGCCTACAACTGGCAAACCGTCCATTCCAGTTCTCCAAGGGTTGGActacaggcatgtgctgccacttCAAACCTCCAGTCAGGCAGACTTATCTAGGACAGAAGCTTTTTGGGGCGTGGGTGTTAATACAATTCTTTCTTTGTCCTTAGTGAACTATGTTACAGAGACTTGAAAAGAATTCCTTCACGGCTGGTGGAATGTCCTCTCTGTGTGCTTGTGGCTGTGCTCCTGTGGAGTCTGTGCTTcaatggaggagctgagagttgtaccTTTTCATcggaaggctgctagtggaaggctcacttccaggcagctagggggagggtcttaagcccacgcccacagtgacatgcctactccaacaagccacacccactccaccagggtcacacccactccaacagggccacacccactccaacaagccacacccactccaccagggtcacacccactccaacagggccacacccactaatagtgccactccctgggccgagtatatacaaaccatcacaaacatAACACCTCAGTGGGATGAGCCCAACCTTTCCTCAGATAATAGATTAAATGGCATTAGCTACAGACGAAGGCAGGCAGCAGCTCTGAACTACAGTTGTCTGGAGGTGTTTAAAGATTATTATTGACCTTGGCAAAGTagtgttgggaggcagaggcagctgaatctctgtgagttcaaaggcagcctggtctacatagcaagttccaggccagcccagtGATAGAAacatggtgagatcctgtctaaaaaaaaaaacaaacaaacaagcaacaagcCCCATACAGTTGGTATGCATTTTTATTGGTATATATTTTACTATCACCATGGTAACTGTCTAAGTCCCTTTCCCTGTTGCTGGGCTAGtcaccctgacaaaagcaacgtAAAGGAGAAGGGGTTTATTTCAACTCACTGTTCAAGGGTTCAGTTCATCACGGTGGGCAGTCAGGGCAGCAGGAAGTAgttggtcacatgacatccacagtaCCAGAGAGTGATGAAGGCACCTgcccctcacctctctctctctccattataCAGTGCAGGGACCCAGCCAGGGAAGGAGCTGCCCACGTGGATGGTCATCCCACCTGAGTTAAACCACAGTCAGAGGCCCATCTcctggtgattctagatcctgtcaagttgatagCACAAACCCCACTGTAACGAGATCCAAGCTTAGGTGGAATTGCAACTGTGACTTTGAAGTGGTTACATTGTGTTTTTTGCACTGTTGGTGGGATGGAACATCCGGTTGTGATGATAAGGGCTCACCACAAGCAAGCACTTGTGGTAGTGGAGTGCAGCACCATAGCTCTCCCTATCTCACATCGCTGCTTCCCGAGTGTGTCCCCATGTCAGCACAAATGTTGCAGATGTAAGAACACTTCTGAGCCATGGAGGGCTGGGATCCTCACCCATTgattacaaaccatcacatttccTCCGTCTGATCTGACTGGGCCATTGCAGAGTGTGACACAGACTGTGGCTGTTAGAGACTCACTGTGGGGctatatagctcagtggtgggtGCTCACTTCACATCTACAAGGTCCTGGGTCCATTCCTAGTATTATACACGCACCCCAAATCAAGACTAATGTGGTCAGCATtgttgtaaatttttaaaattttatgtgtatcggtgttttgcctgcatgtatgtctgtgtaccattagtgtgcctggtacctgctgGGGACaaaagagggtatcggatcccctggaactggagtatgTGTGATTAGGACCAACATGAgggtgctgtgaattgaacccaggtcctctggaagagcagccggtgcttttggccactgaggcatctcccaagtcctgggagcCTTGTGTTTTAAgcacagtttgtgtgtgtgtgtgtgtgtgtgtgtgtgtgtgtgtgtgtgtgtgtgtgtgtgagagagagagagagagagagagagagagagagagagagagaggtgagcaCGTATAGGTCCAGGCTTGCACAGAGGCCAGAATAAGACATCTATCCAGTGTTCTACTCTATTATTGTTCATTTTAGTCCCTTGAGATGGGGTCTtgcactgaatctggagctaggACAGTGGCTAGCAAGCCCTGGCAACTATCTTTCTCCCTGCCACAGGGCTAGGTTTATaagtttgcctttttttttttttgagacagggtctcagtatgtaacCCCTGCTAGCCTGgaaatctcagagatctgccctaTTCTGGCCCCCAAGTGCTCCTGAGGATTAACGACATATGCCACCACTCATGATTATAGATATCTTTTTACACAGgcgtggggatttgaactcaggtcctcaaagcATCTTGTTTTATAGTGAGAAAACGCAGCCACTCTCTGATCAGGAGACACCTGTGTGTCCCTTGTCCTGAATACTGACAATGGTGTATGGTTAGGTGGTGACAGTGGTAGTGTGAGAACTGCTTCTGGTATCTGGGGTGGAGCATCCGGCTTTAACTGGATGTGCGGTCCTGCTCAGTCACCTGGACCAGCTTTATGTGGGCATTGGTGTCTCAGTCTCCTGCCCTGGCCTCCTAAACCCTGTGGGGGCAGGGAGACCCTGAGCACAGTTTGGTGGTGGCATATCCTGAGATGAATAGTCATCTTTCTCTCGTTTCTTCCTGCCAGGGCGGGAGCAGTTCCACGGTCTGGGCTCCATGTACTGCCGGGGAGCGGCCGCTATTATCCTTACCTACGATGTGAACAACCCACAGAGCCTGTTTGAGCTGGAGGACAGATTCCTGGGCCTGACAGAAACAGCCAACAATGACTGCCTATTTGCCATTGTGGGGAACAAAGTAGACCTGACCACGGAGCGTGGCCCGGAGGGCGGGGAGAAGGATCAGGCCTCTGGGAAGACAGGCAGCTGTGTCTCCTCCAAGGTACCCAAGCAGGTGCATCCGGAGGATGCGATGGCCCTTTACAAGAAGATCCTGAAGTACAAGATGTTAGACGAGAGGGAGATGCCGGGTGCCGAGCAAATGTGCTTTGAGACCAGCGCCAAGACCGGACACAACGTGGACCTCCTCTTTGAAACCTTGTTCGACCTGGTGGTACCTATGATCACTCGGCAGAAGGCTGAGGAGTCGTCTCCGATTGTGGATATAACCATCTGCAAAGCACCCAAACAGACTCGATCTGGGTGCTGTGCCTAATGGCAGGAGGTCTGTCTTGTCATGTGCTATGTGTGGGAGCCATTGGGCTAAGAAGTCACACAGTGCTGTGTTCAGAGGAAAATGGACGAATGACCACCAGCTGCTGATACAGGCCACAGGACCCAGTGACCTCTGGGCATCTGGAGGTGGCACTCAAACCTTCTGTGGAGCCAGCCTGGTGCCACCACATCTACTGCCCTTTGCATTCATCTGTCATACCATCTCAGAGCCTGCAGTCTGAGGTCCCGCCTTGAACTGGTCTTGACTTGCTAAGTCACTACATCCTGCACCCCGTCTGTTCTCAGAGGCCTGTCTCCACTGTGATTCATATATGGTCTTCCTGTTTGATACCCGTACCTTGATGtgttatgatgatgatgactctCCATGTTTAATTTATATAAATCAGGAACAGCTGTTTTTATACTGGATGAAGCCAGATGGGCTATACATTATTAAAAAATTGATTTGGGGGAAAAGCCTTGTTATTGGGAATGTTTATTTGAACCACAGGAGATTCCTTAATCCTGGGAGGGGTGGGAGAGTGATTGGGGGCAGGGGTGGTTACCACGAACCTGTGGTTAAATGTGGCAGTGAATCTCTCTCTTGAAAGTTTCGTTCAGTCCTTATTGATTCCAGGATATTTGGATGAATCTTTTACCAAGTTGTCTGGACCGCCTGAACTGTAGTGGTGGCTACACTCACAGCTTTGATCCTGATCTGATctgactccccacccccaccgtcCCAAGTCAAAACCCCTTTGTGGTTTTCCTGTGGGTGGTGAGGTAGCCGCTCTGCAAGAAGCTGACAGGCAAACATGGGAGACAATGACGCCTGTGTTCCTAGAAATTCattgagagcaagcaggcagaaaCTGGGGCTCCATGAGGCAGAGAGGCCAGCACAGTGTGGGTGGGTTTTGCTAACGCTGCTGAAAGCCCATGTCTTTGTTGGTCCTGTTGTTGCAGGCCTGAGTGGCCTTCCCCGCAAAGCCTGTATCTTTCAGATGAGACACAATGTTGCACCTGCCATGGAGCGTGGGCACCGTCAAGGCTTCCTCCTGCTGAAGCCACGGCAGAACACCCACACTCAGTTTCACAATAGCTTGTCAAAAACTGAAAGTGAGTCTGCTTCCCACTGAAATGTCTGGAGCACCCCAATAGAGGCAGAAGCTGTACTTCCTGTCCTCGAGATGGATCTTGGCCAGTAACACGTCTGGGAAATGTGTGACTCAGAGAGCCTGGGGTCATTCTTTTGACACTTCAGAGTGAAACTGTGGTCACATGACGTGGCTTTTGCTGTTCCGGTTTAAGGTCCTGGATGGGCAGGTGACTTCCCAGGGTCCTTCATGGTATTCTCTTTTTTGAGTCCTGTCTGCACTGAGTTTCCCAGCTGCCGTCTTCTTGAATGGCCCAGGGGGTTGGTATtcaagacagaaagccacttctACTTCAGTGTGCACCTGTGTTTGGGATTCTAGAAGTGAAAGTAGCTGTGGGCTCTTTCACTGCACTCCCGTCTATCTCTTGAACGTCACTGGCCCTTTGTGGCCTGAGTGGGGGACAGTCAATTCCTTAAATGCCTGCTTAGCCATCTGTATACCATCAAGTGACATGGCGTCCTGAGCCGAACCCTGGCACCCTGTCCTGAGCACTTCTTCTTGGGGACCTTGCACATTATTAGCCTTGGTCTCTTCATAGGGAACCAGGTCCTTGGGACTGATTTAAGGGGCTGCAGGGCTTGAGTTTCTCTAGGAAGCCACCAGTTCTGTGAGTCCTCAGTGAGTGGGTGACTTGCCTTTGTGGGTCTCTCTGCAGAATGTGGGAAATGATCTGGGAACATGCCCCCAAACTCCCTACTTTCCTTTGTCCCAATGTGGTAGCCCCAGGCTCCAGAGCTGCAGTCAGAGACCTCAGAAGCCTGTGGTTGGAATTTTCACTCAGGCTCCATGGTGTCCTCAAGCAGAGGGACAGCTCCGGACATTTACCACTGCTTTTGAGGAATCCAACTTGGCCATGGTGACAGGGAGGTCTGAGGTTAGCTGTGTTAAATTCTGCCTGTAGTTCCCATTTCCCCAGGTCCCCCGGCCAGCTCTTTAAAAAGCACAACAGTCATGCCCACCCCTCTCTCCCTAGTACAGGAAGAGCTGTGGACTGACAGGAAACAGCCTCAGACGAGGACCTTGTCCCCACTTTGCCCATCACATGGTCTTACCTAGGTGCTTTTGAGGAAGCTCTagagacaggggagagagagggttTCTTCCACACAGTGGAGGGAAAATAGCACTGAATATACCTTTAGTTCCTTAGTGCTGGGGTTCTCCAACTGGACGGATGACCATAAGTCTTTGAGAAGACAGGCCTTGGAGACCCAGGGGCCCAGAGACCTTAGCTGGGTGTGTGGTCCCCTCTCCAGGCATTTGTGCCTCTTGAGGGTACATTGGTTCCAGCCAGAGGTGGGGTGGTCTGGATGGCACTTCCTCTCCGTGCTTCCTGCCCTTGGCTGCAAGCCTCTGTAGCACACACCCTTCCCTTCCTATACTGGTTCCTTTAGACCTCGCAATGAGCTCCAGGCAGAGTACAGGGCACACCAGCACACAAAAGCCCCTTGGTGCTTGTCTTAGGAGTTTGTGGGCCCAGTCTCCCCCTCAGGTTATTGATAGCTCTGTGTGGCTCACTGCACATGGAACCCACTGGCCTGTTCCTCAGAGGCAGCCCTGGCTGGAAGCTTGTTCGTTCCAGGGTAAGGACTGGAAGCTCACAGATTGCAAGGGGCCTCTGAGGCTAGCATGTGTTGATAGCTAGAGTGAGCCTGGTGTGGTCCCAGGGCCAAGCCCTCTGCTGCTGCACTGCTGTACTAGGCTTCTCTTGCCTGAAGGGGAGGttgtgcagggtgtgtgtgtgtgtgtgtgtgtgtg
Coding sequences within it:
- the Rab20 gene encoding ras-related protein Rab-20 — its product is MRKPDGKIVLLGDMNVGKTSLLQRYMERRFPDTVSTVGGAFYLKQWRSFNISIWDTAGREQFHGLGSMYCRGAAAIILTYDVNNPQSLFELEDRFLGLTETANNDCLFAIVGNKVDLTTERGPEGGEKDQASGKTGSCVSSKVPKQVHPEDAMALYKKILKYKMLDEREMPGAEQMCFETSAKTGHNVDLLFETLFDLVVPMITRQKAEESSPIVDITICKAPKQTRSGCCA